In Camelus ferus isolate YT-003-E chromosome 10, BCGSAC_Cfer_1.0, whole genome shotgun sequence, the following proteins share a genomic window:
- the LOC116666638 gene encoding LOW QUALITY PROTEIN: olfactory receptor 51A4-like (The sequence of the model RefSeq protein was modified relative to this genomic sequence to represent the inferred CDS: inserted 1 base in 1 codon) yields MESATIWVSIPICLMYLVAILGNCPILIFIKMEPSRHEPMNYFLSMLALSDLGLSLSSLPTMLRIFLFSAPGISSDACIAQEFFIHGFPAMESSVLLIMFFDHFITICNPLRYTSILTSARVMKIGLTFSLKNILLILPFPLTLRHPRYCKKNLLXKVNVIYGLFVALTGILDFTFIFMSYMLILTAMLSIGSQRERLKVLNICVSHICAVLIVYVPIISLAVIYLFSKHSSQVMRILMVDVFLLVPPLMNPTVYCVKSQQIRNLVLEKLCQKYS; encoded by the exons ATGGAGTCTGCCACCATTTGGGTCTCCATCCCCATTTGCCTTATGTACCTTGTTGCCATCCTGGGGAACTGCCCCATcctcattttcataaaaatggagCCTTCTCGGCATGAACCCATGAACTATTTTCTCTCCATGTTGGCTCTCTCTGACTTGGGactgtccctctcctctctccctaccATGCTTAGAATATTCTTATTCAGTGCTCCGGGAATTTCCTCTGATGCCTGTATTGCCCAAGAGTTTTTCATTCATGGATTCCCAGCTATGGAATCATCAGTACTTCTCATCATGTTTTTTGATCACTTTATTACCATCTGCAATCCTCTGAGATACACCTCCATCCTAACCAGTGCCAGAGTCATGAAAATAGGGCTtactttttctctcaaaaatattttattgatccttccttttcctttaactttAAGACATCCAAGATACTGTAAGAAGAACCTCC ACAAGGTTAATGTCATCTATGGCTTATTTGTAGCTCTCACAGGCATCCTAgacttcacatttattttcatgtcCTACATGCTGATACTTACAGCCATGTTGAGCATAGGATCACAGAGGGAAAGACTCAAGGTCCTCAATATATGTGTTTCCCACATCTGTGCTGTGCTTATCGTCTATGTTCCCATTATCTCCTTAGCTGTCATCTACCTGTTTTCCAAACACAGTTCCCAAGTCATGAGGATCCTCATGGTTGATGTTTTCCTGCTGGTACCGCCATTGATGAACCCCACTGTATACTGTGTGAAGAGCCAGCAGATAAGAAATCT gGTTTTAGAGAAGCTGTGTCAAAAATACAGCTGA